One Bacillota bacterium DNA segment encodes these proteins:
- a CDS encoding aminotransferase class V-fold PLP-dependent enzyme yields the protein MAGSVFRDLVVGVDNEIALPGGGAAVSINLDNAATTPPFVDALNEIINFAPMYSSVNRGAGYKSQLSTEWYERSRKAVADFVKADLEHDVVIYVKNTTEAINKLSYRLYDGKKGVILSTGMEHHSNDLPWRKYHLDYVETDNHGRLDLGDLVKKLKKYGRSVKLVTVTGASNVTGYVNPVHEIAETAHRFNAKILVDGAQLVPHAELDMKPFNSPRHIDYLAFSGHKMYAPFGAGVLIGPEATFKKGIPEYAGGGTVKTVTRKKVIWDDPPNKDEAGTPNVMGVLGLQAAIQTLSRIRMRNIADYELELWKYAVERLRDIPGLTLHCDTHPGKPRIGIIPFNLDGIHHALVADILSREAGIAVRSGCFCAQPYVRRLLSVTPGETVIRRRNYRSSGPGMVRVSFGLYNDRNEINVLIQTLRRVAEHREYYTQKYGTR from the coding sequence ATGGCCGGGTCCGTCTTCCGGGACCTCGTGGTCGGGGTTGATAATGAAATCGCGCTGCCCGGCGGCGGCGCGGCTGTTTCAATAAATTTGGACAACGCCGCCACCACGCCGCCGTTTGTGGATGCTTTAAACGAAATCATCAATTTCGCCCCGATGTATTCCTCCGTTAATCGCGGCGCGGGATACAAATCGCAGCTTTCCACCGAGTGGTACGAAAGGTCGAGAAAAGCCGTGGCGGACTTCGTCAAAGCGGATCTCGAACATGACGTTGTCATCTACGTAAAGAACACAACCGAGGCAATTAACAAGCTGTCTTACCGTCTTTACGACGGTAAAAAGGGTGTAATCCTGTCGACAGGGATGGAACACCACTCCAATGATCTCCCCTGGAGAAAATATCACCTGGATTATGTGGAAACAGACAATCACGGGAGGTTGGACCTCGGCGATCTGGTTAAAAAGCTGAAGAAGTACGGAAGATCGGTCAAATTAGTGACCGTCACCGGGGCTTCGAACGTTACAGGATATGTGAACCCCGTCCACGAAATCGCCGAAACGGCCCACAGATTCAATGCAAAGATATTGGTTGACGGAGCGCAGCTGGTCCCTCACGCCGAATTAGACATGAAGCCGTTCAACTCCCCAAGGCATATCGATTACCTTGCTTTTTCGGGTCATAAAATGTACGCGCCGTTTGGGGCGGGGGTCCTGATAGGCCCGGAGGCGACCTTTAAGAAAGGTATTCCGGAGTACGCCGGCGGCGGTACCGTAAAAACGGTTACCCGTAAAAAGGTTATATGGGACGACCCGCCTAATAAGGATGAAGCGGGGACGCCCAACGTGATGGGGGTACTAGGTCTTCAAGCCGCGATTCAAACGTTGAGCAGGATCAGGATGCGGAACATCGCCGATTACGAACTTGAGCTTTGGAAATACGCCGTAGAACGCTTGAGGGACATACCCGGTCTAACCCTTCACTGTGACACTCACCCCGGTAAACCACGGATAGGGATCATCCCCTTCAATCTCGACGGGATTCACCATGCGCTGGTGGCCGATATCCTTTCACGGGAGGCCGGTATCGCCGTCCGAAGCGGTTGTTTCTGCGCCCAGCCGTACGTTCGGAGACTTCTAAGCGTCACTCCCGGTGAAACGGTAATCCGGAGGCGGAATTACCGTTCTTCGGGTCCGGGGATGGTCAGGGTCAGTTTCGGGCTTTATAACGACCGTAATGAGATTAATGTCCTGATTCAAACCCTCCGCCGCGTCGCTGAACATAGAGAATACTATACTCAAAAATACGGGACCCGGTAA
- a CDS encoding bifunctional precorrin-2 dehydrogenase/sirohydrochlorin ferrochelatase — translation MLYPAFIRLEGRKCVVVGGGRVAARKVEMLLNCGARVWVVSPAVVEELSSRISDGRVQWVNRGFEKGDTTDAFLVVSATDDREVNDVVARECAAQNILLNVVDQPEFCNFYVPSAIRRGPLTIAVSTEGKSPLLARKIRERLEELIPPAYGEFTEYLGALRARIIADHPEAKGDLLEGIVSPEVLACMEKGDLETAKELMKIVLDRYRS, via the coding sequence ATGCTCTATCCGGCGTTCATAAGGCTTGAAGGACGAAAGTGTGTGGTTGTCGGCGGCGGCAGAGTTGCGGCGCGTAAAGTGGAGATGCTGCTTAACTGCGGGGCGCGGGTTTGGGTAGTCAGCCCGGCGGTTGTGGAAGAGCTGTCTTCCCGGATAAGCGACGGTCGGGTTCAATGGGTAAACCGGGGGTTTGAAAAGGGCGATACCACGGACGCCTTTCTGGTGGTGAGCGCCACCGACGACAGGGAAGTGAACGACGTTGTTGCCCGGGAGTGCGCCGCGCAAAACATATTGCTCAATGTGGTCGACCAGCCCGAGTTTTGCAATTTCTACGTTCCGTCGGCCATCAGGAGGGGACCGCTTACCATCGCCGTATCGACGGAGGGGAAAAGCCCCCTTCTGGCCCGGAAGATAAGGGAAAGACTCGAAGAGTTGATACCGCCGGCGTACGGTGAATTCACCGAGTACCTGGGCGCTTTACGGGCCCGGATTATCGCCGACCACCCGGAAGCGAAAGGCGATTTGCTTGAAGGAATTGTTAGCCCGGAGGTTCTGGCTTGTATGGAAAAGGGTGACCTCGAAACGGCCAAGGAGTTGATGAAGATTGTTCTCGATCGTTATCGGTCTTAA
- a CDS encoding thioredoxin domain-containing protein: MANRLTREKSPYLLQHADNPVDWYPWGQEAFEAAKRENKPVFLSIGYSTCHWCHVMSRESFEDEEVARLMNEVFVNVKVDREERPDIDGVYMTVCQVMTGSGGWPLTVIMTPDKKPFFTATYIPKESRFGRIGMMELTPQIKRIWESRRDEIESKAGQVVSVVKELAQGAGGEEIGETSLKTAFEQLLRAFDKEHGGFGAAPKFPMPHSLTFLLRYWKRSGDARALEMVERTLEAMRSGGVYDHIGFGFHRYSTDAEWFLPHFEKMLYDQALLAIAYLEAYQATGKRLYARTAKEIFAYVLRDMTGPEGGFYSAEDADSEGKEGKFYLWTEDEIRRLLGEGEAALVSQVFNVKPGGNFRAETGSDAGQNILFLREPVGDTAAGLQMPEAELEKSLETVREKLFEFREKRVHPHKDDKILADWNGLMVAALAKGAQVFNDPAYAAAAAKAADFVLTAMRDNNGALYHRYRDGETAVPAFLDDYSFMIWGLTELYEATFEVRYLQEALGLNDILLSRFWDDKDGGFYSSSDAAEDVLVRRKEIYDGAVPSGNSVAMFDLLRLGLITADPELEQKASRIGRAFSGSVLEAPSAHTQLLAALDFAIGPSYEIVIVGRPQAQDTRKMLGAVRSRFIPNKVVMVRPEGEKTAEIGSIAGFTSGFLSQGGRATAYVCLDHNCRLPTTDTGKVLELLMA, encoded by the coding sequence ATGGCAAACAGACTCACCCGGGAAAAGAGCCCGTATTTACTCCAGCACGCCGACAACCCCGTGGACTGGTACCCCTGGGGGCAGGAGGCCTTCGAAGCGGCAAAAAGGGAGAACAAGCCGGTTTTCCTCAGTATCGGATATAGTACTTGTCACTGGTGCCACGTCATGTCACGGGAGTCATTCGAGGATGAGGAAGTCGCGCGGCTGATGAATGAGGTTTTCGTAAACGTTAAGGTCGACCGCGAAGAGAGACCGGACATCGACGGCGTATACATGACCGTGTGCCAGGTGATGACGGGAAGCGGCGGCTGGCCGCTCACCGTGATCATGACCCCGGATAAAAAACCGTTCTTCACGGCGACGTACATACCCAAAGAAAGCCGGTTCGGACGAATCGGCATGATGGAGCTGACGCCGCAGATTAAGAGGATATGGGAGTCGCGCCGGGACGAGATCGAAAGCAAGGCCGGGCAGGTGGTCTCGGTTGTAAAGGAGCTGGCGCAGGGCGCAGGCGGCGAGGAGATCGGTGAGACGAGCCTTAAGACGGCGTTCGAGCAGCTCCTGCGCGCCTTCGATAAGGAACACGGCGGTTTCGGCGCCGCGCCCAAGTTCCCGATGCCGCACAGCCTTACCTTCCTACTGCGCTACTGGAAACGGTCGGGGGACGCGCGGGCGCTCGAGATGGTTGAGCGAACGCTGGAGGCTATGCGGTCGGGCGGTGTTTACGACCATATCGGCTTCGGTTTTCACCGGTACTCCACGGACGCGGAATGGTTTCTGCCGCATTTCGAGAAGATGCTTTACGACCAGGCTTTGCTGGCAATCGCCTACCTGGAGGCGTACCAGGCTACCGGGAAAAGGCTTTACGCGCGCACCGCGAAAGAGATATTCGCGTATGTCCTGCGGGATATGACCGGTCCGGAAGGCGGTTTCTACTCCGCTGAAGACGCGGACAGCGAGGGTAAAGAGGGGAAGTTTTACCTCTGGACGGAGGATGAGATACGGCGCCTGCTCGGCGAAGGTGAGGCCGCTCTGGTGTCACAGGTCTTCAACGTTAAACCGGGTGGGAATTTCCGGGCGGAAACCGGCTCGGACGCCGGACAAAACATTTTGTTTTTGCGGGAACCGGTGGGTGATACGGCAGCCGGTTTGCAGATGCCGGAAGCAGAGCTGGAAAAGAGCCTGGAAACTGTGCGGGAAAAGCTCTTTGAATTCCGCGAAAAACGGGTGCATCCCCACAAAGACGATAAGATTCTGGCGGATTGGAACGGCCTGATGGTCGCCGCGCTGGCTAAAGGGGCGCAGGTCTTTAACGATCCGGCGTACGCTGCGGCGGCGGCAAAGGCGGCGGATTTCGTTTTAACCGCGATGCGGGATAATAACGGGGCGCTTTACCACCGTTACCGCGACGGGGAGACCGCTGTTCCGGCTTTCCTCGACGACTACAGTTTTATGATCTGGGGTCTGACCGAGCTTTACGAAGCGACCTTCGAGGTGCGTTATCTCCAGGAGGCGCTTGGTCTGAATGATATTTTACTGAGCCGGTTCTGGGATGATAAAGACGGCGGTTTTTATTCTTCTTCGGACGCCGCGGAGGATGTTCTTGTCCGCCGGAAAGAGATTTACGACGGCGCCGTTCCGTCAGGGAATTCGGTGGCCATGTTCGATCTTTTGCGTTTGGGGCTTATTACCGCGGACCCGGAACTGGAACAAAAGGCCTCCCGGATAGGGCGCGCCTTCTCCGGGAGCGTTTTGGAAGCCCCTTCGGCGCACACGCAGCTGCTGGCGGCGTTGGATTTTGCGATCGGACCCTCATATGAGATCGTTATCGTCGGCCGCCCGCAGGCACAGGACACGCGGAAGATGCTGGGTGCGGTGCGGAGCAGGTTCATACCCAACAAGGTGGTAATGGTTAGGCCCGAAGGGGAAAAAACAGCGGAGATCGGGAGCATCGCCGGCTTCACGTCCGGATTCTTAAGCCAGGGGGGCAGGGCTACGGCTTATGTCTGTCTGGACCATAACTGCAGGCTGCCGACGACGGACACCGGCAAGGTCCTGGAGCTGCTCATGGCTTGA
- a CDS encoding glutamate-5-semialdehyde dehydrogenase: protein MSMINLVRNVREASIKLAGAEPELKNKALAKIAESLKIRKEEILAANQKDLIRSEGENLSLPLLKRLKFDEAKINDVIDGIYSLIKLEDPVGKTSLATEMDEGLEVYRVSCPIGVIGVIFESRPDALVQISTLCLKSGNGVILKGGSEARETSRVLTDVIIRATQEAGIPTNWIALLETRSDVDEMLKMDDYIDLIIPRGSNEFVKYIMDNSNIPVMGHADGICHCYVDEDADINMAVEVAVDSKTQYAAACNATETLLVHKKIAPDFLPELKSAMDKRQVELRGCPKTRSIISAGPATEEDWGTEYLDYILSVKVVSDLDEAIEHINKYGSGHTDSIITRDKTKAARFMNYVDSGNVFWNCSTRFSDGFRYGLGAEVGISTGKIHARGPVGLEGLVIYKYKVIGNGHIVEDYNNRTKLFKHRQLNKNFS from the coding sequence ATGAGCATGATAAACCTGGTCCGTAACGTAAGAGAAGCATCGATAAAGCTGGCCGGTGCGGAGCCGGAACTCAAGAACAAAGCCTTGGCAAAGATAGCCGAATCTTTAAAAATTCGAAAAGAAGAAATATTAGCGGCTAACCAGAAAGATTTAATCAGAAGCGAAGGGGAAAACCTTTCGTTACCCTTGTTAAAGAGGCTGAAATTCGACGAGGCAAAAATTAATGATGTTATCGATGGTATTTACAGCCTGATTAAACTTGAGGATCCCGTAGGGAAAACTTCGTTAGCCACTGAGATGGACGAAGGACTGGAAGTTTACAGGGTATCCTGCCCTATAGGAGTAATCGGTGTAATATTTGAATCCCGGCCTGATGCCCTTGTACAAATATCCACCCTTTGCTTGAAGAGCGGCAACGGCGTTATTTTAAAAGGCGGATCTGAGGCCAGGGAAACCAGTAGGGTACTGACGGATGTTATAATCAGGGCAACTCAAGAGGCCGGTATTCCAACAAACTGGATAGCTTTATTGGAAACACGCTCAGATGTTGACGAAATGCTGAAAATGGATGACTATATAGACCTGATTATTCCAAGAGGATCCAATGAGTTTGTAAAGTACATTATGGACAATTCGAATATTCCGGTTATGGGTCATGCGGACGGCATTTGTCACTGCTATGTGGACGAGGATGCCGACATTAATATGGCGGTAGAGGTTGCTGTGGATTCGAAAACTCAGTATGCGGCCGCATGCAACGCGACGGAAACTTTGCTGGTACATAAAAAAATAGCGCCCGATTTTTTGCCCGAGCTAAAAAGCGCAATGGATAAAAGACAAGTCGAATTAAGAGGCTGTCCTAAGACCCGGTCGATTATTTCGGCCGGTCCGGCGACGGAAGAAGACTGGGGGACGGAATATCTGGACTATATACTTTCCGTCAAGGTTGTTTCAGACCTTGACGAAGCCATTGAACACATAAACAAATATGGTTCCGGCCATACAGACAGTATTATTACCAGAGATAAGACAAAAGCGGCCAGATTTATGAATTACGTCGACTCCGGAAATGTTTTCTGGAACTGCTCAACACGGTTTAGTGATGGTTTTCGCTATGGATTGGGCGCCGAGGTGGGAATCAGCACCGGTAAAATTCATGCAAGAGGACCGGTAGGCCTTGAGGGGCTGGTGATTTATAAATATAAAGTTATAGGAAACGGCCATATTGTGGAGGATTATAACAATCGAACAAAGTTGTTTAAGCATAGACAATTGAACAAAAACTTTTCATAG
- a CDS encoding polyprenyl synthetase family protein — MLIFFDEIRDDLAYIEAELMNTIAGFNSVIHDAAAHLFAAGGKRLRPAFALFSGRFGRYELNKVVPLAVALELIHMATLVHDDIVDGAVVRRGRSTVQSIWGNNVAVRTGDTLFAKAIEIVAGYADPLVSKQLAATCMNVCTGEFAQARACFNPGQTLRDYFGRIRSKTAILIASACELGAVVCEAPRIVSKSLGRYGLAVGMAFQVVDDVLDIIADERILGKATGGDIREGIATLPVLYVLRQGGKRRRLQEILCAREKGEVEIGEAIDIVKQEGGVPYSLDVAQRFVGKAKKALNVLPDIPSRQHLDAIAEFVVARKF, encoded by the coding sequence ATGCTTATTTTTTTTGATGAAATCAGAGATGATTTGGCTTATATAGAAGCCGAACTCATGAATACCATCGCGGGATTCAACTCGGTCATCCATGACGCCGCGGCGCACCTTTTTGCCGCGGGCGGGAAGCGGTTGCGGCCTGCTTTTGCTCTTTTTTCCGGGCGGTTTGGGCGCTATGAGCTTAATAAGGTGGTGCCGCTGGCGGTAGCCCTCGAACTGATTCATATGGCCACCCTTGTTCACGACGATATCGTCGACGGGGCGGTCGTCCGGCGCGGACGGTCTACCGTACAGTCGATCTGGGGGAATAATGTGGCTGTCCGGACCGGTGATACACTTTTCGCCAAAGCCATCGAAATCGTTGCCGGGTATGCCGACCCGTTGGTGAGCAAACAACTTGCAGCGACATGCATGAACGTGTGTACCGGGGAATTCGCTCAGGCGCGGGCGTGCTTCAACCCCGGGCAGACCTTGCGCGATTACTTCGGCCGCATCCGGAGCAAAACCGCGATACTGATCGCCAGCGCCTGCGAGCTCGGGGCGGTGGTTTGTGAGGCGCCGCGCATTGTGAGCAAGTCGCTCGGCCGGTACGGCCTCGCGGTGGGAATGGCCTTTCAGGTGGTGGATGACGTTCTCGACATAATCGCAGACGAGCGTATTCTCGGAAAGGCCACCGGCGGTGATATTCGTGAGGGCATCGCCACATTACCGGTGCTTTATGTTTTGCGCCAGGGAGGGAAGCGCCGCCGTCTGCAGGAAATCCTCTGCGCCCGGGAAAAAGGAGAGGTGGAAATCGGCGAGGCGATCGATATCGTAAAACAAGAGGGCGGGGTGCCGTACAGCCTGGACGTGGCGCAGCGCTTTGTCGGCAAGGCGAAGAAGGCGCTCAACGTGCTTCCCGACATTCCAAGCCGGCAGCATCTCGATGCAATAGCCGAGTTTGTGGTGGCACGAAAGTTCTGA
- a CDS encoding DUF5665 domain-containing protein codes for MADEEREDAAPVLIRLEEKLKELITATEKMKLAEYVQLLDRPWRLMYVNFIAGLARGLGIAVGFTILGALIVYLLRDLVAANLPGIGKFIAEVVRMVNLNLY; via the coding sequence ATGGCGGATGAGGAGAGGGAAGACGCGGCGCCTGTTCTGATTCGGCTCGAAGAAAAGCTGAAGGAACTGATAACGGCCACAGAAAAAATGAAGCTTGCGGAGTACGTACAGCTGCTTGACCGGCCGTGGCGGCTGATGTACGTTAATTTCATCGCCGGCCTGGCGCGCGGCCTGGGGATCGCCGTGGGATTCACCATCCTCGGGGCGTTGATCGTCTACCTTTTACGTGATCTGGTGGCCGCCAATCTGCCGGGAATAGGAAAATTTATCGCCGAAGTGGTACGTATGGTCAACCTGAATTTGTATTAA
- a CDS encoding TraR/DksA C4-type zinc finger protein, giving the protein MDQARQDYFKKRLELEREELKRLIAGIEETGLDMSMRESTSELSLYDNHPADVGSEVFERSKDLALKNDAEFKIKAIEDALSKMRAGRYGLCDECGSEIAPDRLEAIPHTTMCRRCKTKEEKLSEPKQRSLEEEVFQNPWQRAFDDSIMYDRDDTWQDIEQHGPSTETDPLDEEEGRGGVLGGAPPDVDQIPYYKSDGVFYKDNRV; this is encoded by the coding sequence GTGGACCAGGCCAGGCAGGACTATTTCAAAAAACGGCTGGAACTGGAGAGGGAAGAACTGAAGCGGCTTATAGCAGGAATCGAAGAAACGGGTCTGGATATGTCGATGCGGGAGTCTACAAGCGAACTCTCGCTGTATGACAACCACCCGGCGGACGTGGGCAGCGAGGTTTTCGAGCGTTCCAAAGACCTTGCCCTGAAGAACGATGCGGAGTTCAAGATAAAGGCGATTGAGGACGCTTTATCCAAAATGAGGGCGGGGCGTTACGGTTTGTGTGACGAATGCGGCAGCGAGATCGCTCCGGATAGACTTGAGGCGATACCTCACACCACGATGTGCCGGCGGTGCAAAACGAAGGAGGAGAAGCTCTCTGAACCCAAGCAGCGTTCGCTTGAGGAGGAGGTTTTTCAAAACCCGTGGCAACGCGCCTTCGATGATAGTATAATGTATGACCGGGACGATACGTGGCAGGACATTGAGCAGCACGGCCCTTCGACGGAGACGGACCCGCTCGACGAGGAGGAAGGCCGCGGCGGGGTTTTGGGCGGAGCGCCTCCGGATGTCGACCAGATTCCTTACTACAAAAGCGACGGGGTGTTTTACAAGGATAACAGGGTTTAG
- a CDS encoding LysM peptidoglycan-binding domain-containing protein: MLKGFAAPVVAGTVFLALLLTPFASTNQITASASEFLPGPGQFTVRSGDSLFIIARKFGVSIADLKRLNQLGSDMIMPGQVLMIPARTTGLNRYIVRNGDSLFIVAGFYGLTVGELKRANALDSDLIMPGQVLRIPVKERPLSEVLDEKGIITPEIALDVVVDKTDHTLTLFWQGMWLKTYHVELGDGGMGDKEIRGDHKTPEGLFCITEKSILSPPDEFLGSRWMRLNYPNIEDADRGLHEGLIEFETHDLVVSAVNSGQTPPQYTPLGGGIGIHGGSTPGFGSDWTWGCVGLSNRDVEDFYDFITPGTRVIIQW; this comes from the coding sequence TTGTTGAAAGGATTCGCAGCACCCGTTGTGGCGGGAACGGTTTTTCTGGCATTGTTGTTAACACCGTTCGCTTCAACTAATCAGATAACGGCGTCGGCCAGCGAGTTTCTTCCCGGTCCCGGTCAGTTCACCGTAAGAAGCGGGGACTCCTTGTTCATAATCGCCCGCAAATTCGGTGTTTCGATCGCCGACCTCAAGCGACTCAACCAACTTGGTTCCGATATGATAATGCCGGGGCAGGTTTTAATGATTCCGGCCCGAACAACCGGACTAAACCGGTATATTGTAAGAAACGGGGATTCGCTGTTTATCGTAGCGGGCTTTTACGGCCTTACCGTCGGTGAATTGAAGCGGGCCAACGCTCTTGACTCGGACCTGATAATGCCGGGGCAGGTTTTAAGGATTCCCGTAAAAGAAAGACCGTTGAGCGAAGTACTCGACGAAAAGGGCATCATCACCCCGGAAATAGCTCTGGATGTCGTCGTAGATAAAACGGATCACACACTCACCTTGTTCTGGCAGGGCATGTGGCTTAAGACCTACCATGTTGAGTTAGGCGACGGAGGGATGGGGGATAAGGAAATCCGCGGGGACCACAAGACACCGGAAGGGCTCTTTTGCATAACGGAAAAATCAATACTGAGCCCGCCGGACGAGTTCCTCGGTTCGCGGTGGATGCGGCTTAACTACCCCAATATAGAAGATGCGGACCGCGGGCTCCATGAAGGTTTAATCGAGTTCGAGACTCACGACCTGGTTGTCTCTGCAGTCAACAGCGGCCAGACCCCTCCGCAGTATACCCCCCTGGGAGGCGGGATAGGGATTCACGGCGGGAGTACGCCCGGATTCGGGAGCGACTGGACCTGGGGTTGTGTCGGTTTGAGTAACAGGGACGTGGAAGATTTCTACGATTTCATTACCCCCGGAACGCGGGTGATAATACAGTGGTAA
- a CDS encoding beta-propeller domain-containing protein translates to MNKLFLAFIAVALLTAAAAASTVAQFPASAAKSDPPPAKRVPVCELKTFASYNQLANYIRQHVTLAGRLGWYYGPETMLRVGNLALEDGMAGEQKMAVPTAPAQQSAPSEDYSRTNVQVEGVDEADIVKTDGKYLYVLSTSKISIIKAQPAEDARLVSEIEFPGTPSETFITADDLVVFGVKSATGEFLAQIYDVRNRSEPVLKRSITSFGSYVTSRLIGDYAYAVINVPVYGRDGTLEKPALPEISIDGRKQTIPPTRIQYFDVPDQAYHYTMIMAINTGDGKYKLTEKTLLTGTSQNIFVSEKNIYLTAAKAPDILYHGNRLFDKIAPLLPSGLQVQLTATRNSKDDLATKFNKLEDLMDEGLSQLGAAEAQELEARLRETYQEWEQDLTRDSARVRNTTVMHKLGIDGDTVTYLGRGEVPGQALNQFSMDEYQGFFRIATTSEGFAFSGSSLPRNNIYVLDEDLKITGRLTGLAPGERIYAARFMGKRCYLVTFRRVDPLYTIDLTDPSSPKVLGELKIPGYSDYLHPYDDRYLIGIGKEIDAGPSPVFEETPLGSALQRIVPPRPTRETGIKIALFDVMDPADPKEVAKYVIEGQGVDSIALREHKAVLFSKVKNLLAIPVTFYPYYGIEIDGKPGVYRDRQEAYVFNISPDGISLKGTVTHQADNRGQNTYSTPVKRCLYIGNVLYTVSDRLVKLNRLDDIREIKALWL, encoded by the coding sequence GTGAATAAGTTATTCCTTGCGTTTATAGCCGTGGCTTTACTGACAGCGGCGGCTGCGGCAAGCACGGTGGCGCAGTTTCCGGCCTCGGCTGCCAAGAGCGACCCGCCGCCGGCCAAACGCGTTCCCGTCTGCGAGCTGAAAACCTTTGCCTCATACAACCAGCTTGCGAACTATATCCGGCAGCATGTGACACTTGCCGGACGACTGGGCTGGTATTACGGTCCGGAGACGATGTTAAGGGTAGGGAACCTGGCGCTTGAAGACGGGATGGCCGGCGAACAGAAAATGGCCGTTCCCACCGCGCCGGCTCAACAAAGCGCGCCGTCCGAGGATTACTCCCGCACCAACGTGCAGGTGGAAGGTGTGGATGAAGCCGACATCGTCAAAACAGACGGCAAATATCTTTATGTTTTATCGACGTCCAAGATCTCCATAATCAAAGCGCAACCCGCTGAAGACGCCCGGTTGGTTTCGGAAATCGAATTCCCGGGCACCCCGTCCGAGACCTTCATCACCGCCGACGATCTGGTTGTTTTCGGTGTAAAGTCCGCAACGGGCGAGTTCCTGGCACAGATTTACGACGTCCGCAACCGTTCGGAACCGGTGCTTAAAAGGTCCATCACCTCTTTTGGTTCCTACGTAACCTCACGGCTGATCGGTGATTACGCGTACGCCGTTATTAACGTTCCTGTTTACGGCCGCGACGGCACGTTAGAGAAACCCGCGCTTCCGGAGATCAGTATCGACGGGCGCAAGCAGACCATCCCCCCCACGCGGATTCAATACTTCGACGTCCCCGACCAGGCCTACCACTACACCATGATTATGGCCATTAATACAGGAGACGGCAAATACAAGCTTACGGAAAAAACGCTTCTTACCGGAACCTCTCAGAACATTTTCGTCTCCGAGAAAAACATCTACCTCACCGCCGCCAAGGCGCCGGACATCCTTTACCACGGCAACAGGCTTTTCGACAAAATAGCACCGCTCCTCCCTTCGGGGCTGCAGGTGCAGCTCACCGCAACCCGCAACTCCAAGGATGACCTCGCCACCAAATTCAACAAGCTGGAGGACCTTATGGACGAAGGCCTGAGCCAACTGGGCGCCGCCGAGGCGCAGGAGCTGGAAGCAAGGCTCAGGGAAACGTACCAGGAATGGGAGCAGGATCTGACCCGGGACAGCGCGCGGGTTCGTAATACAACCGTTATGCACAAGCTGGGCATCGACGGGGACACGGTTACATACTTGGGCCGGGGTGAGGTTCCCGGGCAGGCGCTGAACCAGTTCTCGATGGATGAGTACCAGGGGTTCTTCCGGATCGCCACGACCTCCGAAGGGTTCGCCTTTTCCGGGTCGTCGCTGCCGCGCAACAACATCTACGTGCTGGACGAAGACCTGAAGATAACGGGGAGGCTCACGGGACTTGCGCCGGGTGAACGCATCTACGCCGCCAGGTTCATGGGCAAGCGGTGCTACCTGGTCACCTTCCGCCGCGTGGACCCGCTGTACACCATCGACCTGACAGACCCGAGCAGCCCGAAGGTACTGGGGGAACTGAAGATACCCGGATACTCCGATTATCTGCACCCTTATGACGACCGTTATCTTATCGGCATAGGCAAGGAAATCGACGCCGGGCCGTCGCCGGTGTTCGAAGAGACACCCCTGGGAAGCGCCCTCCAACGGATAGTCCCGCCGCGTCCCACGCGCGAGACCGGCATCAAGATAGCGCTCTTTGACGTTATGGACCCTGCCGACCCCAAGGAAGTGGCCAAGTACGTCATCGAAGGGCAGGGTGTAGATTCGATAGCCTTGCGCGAGCACAAGGCGGTGCTGTTCAGTAAGGTCAAAAACCTACTGGCGATCCCTGTTACGTTTTATCCCTACTACGGGATCGAAATCGACGGCAAACCGGGGGTTTATCGCGACCGGCAGGAGGCGTACGTCTTCAATATCTCCCCCGACGGCATCAGCTTAAAGGGAACTGTAACCCACCAGGCCGACAACCGGGGACAAAACACCTACAGCACGCCCGTTAAACGCTGCCTGTACATCGGAAACGTTTTATACACCGTTTCGGACCGGTTGGTAAAACTGAACCGCCTCGACGACATCCGGGAGATCAAGGCCTTATGGCTGTAA